The Solibacillus isronensis genome window below encodes:
- a CDS encoding spore protein Tlp: MKNDRHDVFNKGSENAISLGKMINNTKENIHEAEISKEFAFPEELENIEEKNARRRTAIAQMEEQIRERKAAKARRDSFK; encoded by the coding sequence ATGAAAAACGACAGACATGATGTTTTTAACAAAGGATCGGAAAATGCGATAAGTTTAGGGAAAATGATTAACAATACCAAAGAAAATATACACGAGGCTGAAATTAGTAAAGAATTTGCATTTCCTGAAGAACTGGAAAATATTGAAGAGAAAAATGCGCGACGCAGAACAGCCATTGCCCAAATGGAAGAACAAATTAGAGAAAGAAAAGCAGCCAAAGCTAGAAGGGATTCATTCAAATAG